A genomic window from Punica granatum isolate Tunisia-2019 chromosome 2, ASM765513v2, whole genome shotgun sequence includes:
- the LOC116197574 gene encoding OVARIAN TUMOR DOMAIN-containing deubiquitinating enzyme 4-like, with the protein MPKCQCKTIRTLGDGRCLSRSVAHVVHVREGNPSPSESLQEELADRLRARVAKEFVKRKAETVEWFLEGDFEKDVGKMREHDTWGGEPELIMCSHVLL; encoded by the exons ATGCCGAAGTGCCAATGTAAAACGATTC GAACACTGGGAGATggaagatgtctttcccgcTCTGTGGCTCATGTGGTACACGTTAGGGAAGGGAATCCATCTCCATCTGAAAGCCTTCAAGAGGAGCTTGCGGATCGGCTTAGAGCTAGA GTTGCCAAAGAATTTGTCAAGAGGAAGGCGGAAACTGTTGAATG GTTTCTTGAAggagattttgaaaaagacgTAGGAAAAATGCGAGAACATGATACGTGGGGAGGAGAGCCAGAACTTATTATGTGCTCCCATGTTCTCCTGTGA